The DNA segment TAGGAAAATTATTTTCAATRCAGAATTTAGATAAATCCTCTTCTGATACATTCATTATAGATATTTTTTTTGGCATATAACTTAATTTTTTATTATATATTTTTTTATAGCTTATAACCTATAAGCTTATTAATCAAACTCCTCAGCAGCTTGTTTTAGGTTTACTAGGTTTTGAGCTGCTTGAAGAAGAAGATGATGATGTGCTATTTTTTCCTTTATAATCATTAACATAAAAGCCAGAACCTTTAAATATTACACCAGCATTTAAAGAAATTATTCTTTTAGCASTTCCYTTACATATAGGACATTTAGCTTTAGGTTCAGCAGTCATAGACTGGAACTCTTCAAACTCATGTCCGCATTTTTTACATTTATATTCATAAGTAGGCATAATTTTTTATCTCCAATTAATTTAATAAAATAA comes from the Brachyspira sp. SAP_772 genome and includes:
- a CDS encoding FmdB family zinc ribbon protein, which gives rise to MPTYEYKCKKCGHEFEEFQSMTAEPKAKCPICKGXAKRIISLNAGVIFKGSGFYVNDYKGKNSTSSSSSSSSSKPSKPKTSC